The Tripterygium wilfordii isolate XIE 37 chromosome 4, ASM1340144v1, whole genome shotgun sequence genome has a window encoding:
- the LOC119997863 gene encoding uncharacterized protein LOC119997863 isoform X4, giving the protein MDEYSGKRAVDGVVITRKGSALALRDAASSRDRNAQFCSRIGCSGRPNSLKGTRVIGSEKGKSSRPSFRFSSNGKEIIGNSSRGCSAINTSKKSLAEPRKRLTTRLETDSSETSSVQDEPEFPDPRTPLEKTQRGLQPRSEGGESSEVTSVELGSSSVALNTRSRKNFPQRSGLGNTNSPVGPSVSSAPRSTSNNARANASRYGMKNFKCNSIADFIPSGCSSSETNASRKKDPLKKRNCEGESSSSARGKKMTGSSADGQNSIPSHGISISDSRRARNFPTNRDNGIPSVRNRRSFNGYTRTRVASQENRENRNSFSQNEFSLVPQQIPQSDITIDFNDPSSSHQFSLEASSSLSSSYDRLGNSSEYMRGIRPASPAEGGMRSLINRESFRRYNMDGIAEQVLLALERIEQDEELTGEQLLVLETSLFLNGLNFYDQHREMRLDIDNMSYEEEYRVGDEVGKLGCEHRYHVTCIQQWLRLKNWCPICKASASTPP; this is encoded by the exons ATGGATGAATATTCTGGCAAGAGAGCTGTTGATGGGGTGGTTATCACTAGAAAGGGATCTGCCCTGGCATTGAGAGATGCTGCGAGTAGTAGagatcgaaatgctcaattctgcagcCGAATTGGATGCAGTGGCAGACCCAACTCGTTGAAAGGTACCCGAGTGATTGGctcagaaaaaggaaaatcttCAAGGCCCTCATTTAGGTTCTCTTCTAACGGCAAGGAAATAATAGGAAATTCATCCAGGGGTTGTTCTGCGATCAACACCTCAAAAAAGTCCCTTGCTGAACCTCGAAAGAGGCTGACCACTCGGCTAGAAACAGATTCATCTGAAACTAGTAGTGTGCAGGATGAACCTGAATTTCCCGATCCTAGAACTCCTCTTGAAAAAACTCAAAGAGGGCTCCAACCTAGATCTGAAGGTGGTGAATCTAGTGAGGTTACATCTGTTGAATTGGGGAGCTCAAGTGTAGCATTAAATACAAGATCTAGGAAAAATTTCCCTCAAAGATCAGGATTGGGCAATACAAATAGTCCAGTTGGTCCCTCTGTTTCTTCAGCACCTAGAAGCACCAGCAACAATGCCCGAGCTAATGCCAGTAGATATGGTATGAAAAATTTCAAATGCAATTCTATAGCTGATTTCATACCTTCCGGTTGTTCATCATCAGAAACTAATGCTAGTAGAAAGAAAGATCCATTGAAAAAGAGAAATTGTGAAGGAGAAAGTAGTTCCTCTGCCAGGGGAAAGAAGATGACCGGGTCATCAGCGGATGGGCAGAATTCTATACCGAGCCATGGCATATCCATCTCAGATTCAAGGCGGGCCAGAAATTTCCCTACTAACCGGGATAATGGGATTCCATCAGTTAGGAATCGGAGATCTTTCAATGGTTACACGAGGACAAGAGTTGCCAGtcaagaaaatagagaaaatagaAACAGTTTCTCACAAAATGAGTTCTCTCTTGTTCCCCAACAAATTCCACAATCAGATATAACCATTGACTTCAATGATCCTAGCTCTTCGCACCAGTTTTCATTGGAGGCCTCCTCAAGTCTCTCAAGCTCTTACGATCGACTGGGAAATAGCAGTGAGTATATGAGAGGTATTAGGCCAGCGAGTCCAGCAGAAGGTGGAATGCGCTCTTTGATCAATCGAGAGAGCTTCCGACGCTACAATATGGATGGAATTGCAGAG CAGGTGTTACTGGCACTTGAGAGGATAGAGCAAGATGAAGAACTCACAGGCGAG cAATTACTAGTTTTGGAAACAAGCTTGTTCCTCAATGGACTTAACTTTTATGACCAGCATAGAGAAATGAGACTGGATATCGATAATATGTCATATGAG GAAGAGTACAGAGTTGGCGATGAAGTGGGAAAGCTGGGATGCGAGCATAGGTACCATGTTACGTGCATACAGCAATGGTTGCGGCTGAAGAATTGGTGCCCCATCTGTAAGGCATCGGCCTCTACACCTCCGTGA
- the LOC119997863 gene encoding uncharacterized protein LOC119997863 isoform X3, giving the protein MDEYSGKRAVDGVVITRKGSALALRDAASSRDRNAQFCSRIGCSGRPNSLKGTRVIGSEKGKSSRPSFRFSSNGKEIIGNSSRGCSAINTSKKSLAEPRKRLTTRLETDSSETSSVQDEPEFPDPRTPLEKTQRGLQPRSEGGESSEVTSVELGSSSVALNTRSRKNFPQRSGLGNTNSPVGPSVSSAPRSTSNNARANASRYGMKNFKCNSIADFIPSGCSSSETNASRKKDPLKKRNCEGESSSSARGKKMTGSSADGQNSIPSHGISISDSRRARNFPTNRDNGIPSVRNRRSFNGYTRTRVASQENRENRNSFSQNEFSLVPQQIPQSDITIDFNDPSSSHQFSLEASSSLSSSYDRLGNSSEYMRGIRPASPAEGGMRSLINRESFRRYNMDGIAEQVLLALERIEQDEELTGEQLLVLETSLFLNGLNFYDQHREMRLDIDNMSYEELLALEERMGSVSTALTEEALSTCLKTSIYQSTPIEDVITVCGGDKNDVKCSICQVFFLIP; this is encoded by the exons ATGGATGAATATTCTGGCAAGAGAGCTGTTGATGGGGTGGTTATCACTAGAAAGGGATCTGCCCTGGCATTGAGAGATGCTGCGAGTAGTAGagatcgaaatgctcaattctgcagcCGAATTGGATGCAGTGGCAGACCCAACTCGTTGAAAGGTACCCGAGTGATTGGctcagaaaaaggaaaatcttCAAGGCCCTCATTTAGGTTCTCTTCTAACGGCAAGGAAATAATAGGAAATTCATCCAGGGGTTGTTCTGCGATCAACACCTCAAAAAAGTCCCTTGCTGAACCTCGAAAGAGGCTGACCACTCGGCTAGAAACAGATTCATCTGAAACTAGTAGTGTGCAGGATGAACCTGAATTTCCCGATCCTAGAACTCCTCTTGAAAAAACTCAAAGAGGGCTCCAACCTAGATCTGAAGGTGGTGAATCTAGTGAGGTTACATCTGTTGAATTGGGGAGCTCAAGTGTAGCATTAAATACAAGATCTAGGAAAAATTTCCCTCAAAGATCAGGATTGGGCAATACAAATAGTCCAGTTGGTCCCTCTGTTTCTTCAGCACCTAGAAGCACCAGCAACAATGCCCGAGCTAATGCCAGTAGATATGGTATGAAAAATTTCAAATGCAATTCTATAGCTGATTTCATACCTTCCGGTTGTTCATCATCAGAAACTAATGCTAGTAGAAAGAAAGATCCATTGAAAAAGAGAAATTGTGAAGGAGAAAGTAGTTCCTCTGCCAGGGGAAAGAAGATGACCGGGTCATCAGCGGATGGGCAGAATTCTATACCGAGCCATGGCATATCCATCTCAGATTCAAGGCGGGCCAGAAATTTCCCTACTAACCGGGATAATGGGATTCCATCAGTTAGGAATCGGAGATCTTTCAATGGTTACACGAGGACAAGAGTTGCCAGtcaagaaaatagagaaaatagaAACAGTTTCTCACAAAATGAGTTCTCTCTTGTTCCCCAACAAATTCCACAATCAGATATAACCATTGACTTCAATGATCCTAGCTCTTCGCACCAGTTTTCATTGGAGGCCTCCTCAAGTCTCTCAAGCTCTTACGATCGACTGGGAAATAGCAGTGAGTATATGAGAGGTATTAGGCCAGCGAGTCCAGCAGAAGGTGGAATGCGCTCTTTGATCAATCGAGAGAGCTTCCGACGCTACAATATGGATGGAATTGCAGAG CAGGTGTTACTGGCACTTGAGAGGATAGAGCAAGATGAAGAACTCACAGGCGAG cAATTACTAGTTTTGGAAACAAGCTTGTTCCTCAATGGACTTAACTTTTATGACCAGCATAGAGAAATGAGACTGGATATCGATAATATGTCATATGAG GAATTATTAGCCCTAGAAGAGAGAATGGGTTCAGTTAGCACAGCATTGACAGAGGAAGCATTGTCTACATGCCTTAAGACTAGCATTTATCAGTCAACACCTATTGAGGATGTGATTACAGTCTGTGGTGGGGATAAAAATGATGTTAAGTGCAGTATTTGCCAGGTCTTTTTCCTAATACCAT GA
- the LOC119996272 gene encoding serine/arginine repetitive matrix protein 1, which translates to MATTARESNTTHNKEKKIIFSPNSSHNSSHGHNSSSTTTTSSTRPSSMKDQNSPTINNGKSFPNYLKPTMSSRHESFKKKNNDQETTKPSLLRRRSFDRPQLVPSPSPSSRVQKALISPGPRERISRTLTVRSASFSSSKINASPKPIVDRISKTPKGTTKSMTMTPTTFSKNNFKKTSVHIPSKKEPLRKSASASSSKASTPPPETPNNNDQENKGEHEEVALVHGEDHNEEMANNVTEVVEVVPSELPNSGVDTEKLPLFNGDKEDEKKLDVIKSSEEQLTMSKIDQLPTQTHEEDGDGQCDQEETSNNTNLSLTSDETTKQLESSQEEYDDKSKEIDNPADNHDRPTKKERVDVENKLSEEGKEKVNDDGNKEIGGNGDDIGVVVIEEEVKLPNIVAPTKTPGGSNHGRKESSPAYNDVIEETASKLLEKRKNKVKALVGAFETVIDYESSSK; encoded by the coding sequence atggccaCAACAGCCAGAGAAAGTAATACTACTCATaacaaggagaagaagataaTTTTCTCTCCCAATTCTTCTCATAACTCCAGTCACGGACACAACAGCAGTAGTACTACTACAACTTCCAGCACAAGACCTTCATCCATGAAAGATCAAAATTCACCCACAATTAATAATGGGAAATCATTCCCCAACTATCTCAAGCCTACTATGAGTTCGAGACATGAgtctttcaagaaaaaaaacaacgaCCAAGAAACCACCAAACCTTCTCTTCTCAGAAGGAGGTCATTTGATAGGCCTCAATTAgtgccatctccatctccatcttctcGAGTACAGAAAGCTCTTATCTCTCCGGGGCCTAGAGAGAGGATTAGTAGAACCTTAACCGTCCGATctgcttcattttcttcatcgAAGATCAATGCATCACCCAAGCCGATTGTGGACAGGATCTCAAAAACTCCAAAGGGTACTACTAAATCTATGACCATGACGCCAACAACATTTTCTAAGAATAATTTCAAGAAGACTAGTGTTCATATCCCTTCCAAGAAAGAACCTTTAAGGAAGTCTGCTTCTGCGTCATCATCCAAAGCTAGCACTCCTCCTCCAGAGACTCCCAATAACAATGATCAAGAAAACAAGGGAGAACATGAAGAAGTAGCTTTGGTTCATGGGGAAGATCACAATGAAGAGATGGCGAATAACGTTACGGAGGTTGTGGAAGTTGTTCCTTCTGAATTGCCGAACTCTGGGGTAGATACAGAGAAACTGCCACTTTTCAATGGTGATAAAGAGGATGAGAAGAAGCTAGATGTAATCAAATCTTCAGAAGAGCAGCTGACTATGTCGAAAATCGATCAATTACCAACTCAAACTCACGAAGAAGATGGAGATGGTCAATGTGATCAGGAAGAAACAAGTAACAATACTAATCTTAGTCTTACAAGTGATGAGACTACTAAGCAGCTTGAATCTTCTCAAGAGGAATATGATGATAAAAGCAAAGAGATCGATAATCCTGCTGATAATCATGATAGGCCAactaaaaaagagagagtagatGTTGAAAACAAGCTTTCTGAGGAAGGCAAAGAAAAAGTGAATGATGATGGAAATAAGGAAATAGGGGGAAATGGGGATGATATTGGGGTTGTGGTTATTGAAGAGGAGGTGAAACTGCCAAACATAGTAGCTCCTACAAAGACACCAGGAGGGAGTAATCATGGCAGGAAGGAGAGCTCACCTGCATACAATGATGTGATAGAGGAGACTGCAAGTAAGCTACttgagaagaggaagaacaagGTCAAAGCTTTGGTTGGAGCTTTTGAGACTGTCATTGACTATGAATCTTCCTCCAAATGA
- the LOC119996008 gene encoding COP9 signalosome complex subunit 5a-like codes for MDDFASSSSIAQKTWELENNIETVDTRPCGTATTNSTVDPSADAIFYYDEAAQAKFQREKPWANDPHYFKRVKISALALLKMVVHARSGGTIEVMGLMQGKTDGDAIIVMDAFALPVEGTETRVNAQADAYEYMVDYSQTNKQAGRLENVVGWYHSHPGYGCWLSGIDVSTQMLNQQFQEPFLAVVIDPTRTVSAGKVEIGAFRTYPEGYKPPDDPVSEYQTIPLNKIEDFGVHCKQYYALDITYFKSSLDCHLLDLLWNKYWVNTLSSSPLLGNGDYVAGQISDLAEKLEQAENQLAHSRFGPLIAPPQKKKEEESQLAKITRDSAKITVEQVHGLMSQVMKDILFNSVHQSNKSRTEPSGPEPMIEA; via the exons ATGGATGACTTCGCTTCCTCCTCCTCGATCGCCCAGAAAACCTGGGAGCTTGAGAACAACATAGAGACGGTCGACACGCGGCCATGTGGAACAGCCACTACCAACTCAACGGTGGACCCGTCGGCCGACGCTATATTCTACTACGATGAAGCCGCGCAGGCCAAGTTCCAGCGGGAGAAGCCCTGGGCCAACGACCCCCACTACTTCAAGCGGGTCAAGATCTCAGCACTGGCCCTTCTAAAGATGGTGGTCCACGCGCGCTCCGGTGGCACCATCGAGGTCATGGGTCTCATGCAAGGGAAGACTGATGGTGACGCTATCATCGTTATGGATGCCTTTGCTCTGCCTGTAGAAGGTACCGAGACGAGGGTTAATGCCCAGGCCGATGCATACGAGTATATGGTCGATTATTCACAGACGAATAAGCAG GCGGGGCGGTTGGAGAATGTTGTTGGGTGGTACCATTCTCATCCTGGTTATGGATGTTGGCTTTCAGGTATTGATGTTTCAACCCAAATGCTCAATCAGCAATTTCAGGAGCCCTTCTTGGCTGTTGTTATTGACCCAACCAGGACAGTTTCTGCTGGGAAAGTTGAGATTGGCGCATTTAGGACATACCCAGAAGGATACAAGCCTCCAGATGATCCCGTGTCAGAGTATCAAACCATCCCTCTTAACAAGATTGAAGACTTTGGCGTGCACTGTAAACAG TATTATGCATTGGACATCACTTACTTCAAGTCCTCGCTTGATTGTCACCTCTTAGATCTGCTATGGAACAAGTATTGGGTGAATACTCTTTCATCGTCACCTCTTCTAGGCAATGGAGATTATGTAGCTGGACAGATATCAGATTTAG CTGAAAAGCTGGAACAGGCAGAGAATCAATTAGCTCACTCTCGTTTTGGACCACTTATAGCGCCGcctcaaaagaagaaagag GAGGAATCTCAACTTGCCAAGATTACACGTGATAGTGCAAAGATAACTGTCGAGCAGGTCCATGGTCTGATGTCACAG GTTATGAAGGACATCCTCTTCAACTCTGTGCACCAATCCAACAAGTCTCGCACAGAACCATCTGGCCCTGAACCGATGATTGAAGCCTAG
- the LOC119997863 gene encoding uncharacterized protein LOC119997863 isoform X2 produces the protein MDEYSGKRAVDGVVITRKGSALALRDAASSRDRNAQFCSRIGCSGRPNSLKGTRVIGSEKGKSSRPSFRFSSNGKEIIGNSSRGCSAINTSKKSLAEPRKRLTTRLETDSSETSSVQDEPEFPDPRTPLEKTQRGLQPRSEGGESSEVTSVELGSSSVALNTRSRKNFPQRSGLGNTNSPVGPSVSSAPRSTSNNARANASRYGMKNFKCNSIADFIPSGCSSSETNASRKKDPLKKRNCEGESSSSARGKKMTGSSADGQNSIPSHGISISDSRRARNFPTNRDNGIPSVRNRRSFNGYTRTRVASQENRENRNSFSQNEFSLVPQQIPQSDITIDFNDPSSSHQFSLEASSSLSSSYDRLGNSSEYMRGIRPASPAEGGMRSLINRESFRRYNMDGIAEVLLALERIEQDEELTGEQLLVLETSLFLNGLNFYDQHREMRLDIDNMSYEELLALEERMGSVSTALTEEALSTCLKTSIYQSTPIEDVITVCGGDKNDVKCSICQEEYRVGDEVGKLGCEHRYHVTCIQQWLRLKNWCPICKASASTPP, from the exons ATGGATGAATATTCTGGCAAGAGAGCTGTTGATGGGGTGGTTATCACTAGAAAGGGATCTGCCCTGGCATTGAGAGATGCTGCGAGTAGTAGagatcgaaatgctcaattctgcagcCGAATTGGATGCAGTGGCAGACCCAACTCGTTGAAAGGTACCCGAGTGATTGGctcagaaaaaggaaaatcttCAAGGCCCTCATTTAGGTTCTCTTCTAACGGCAAGGAAATAATAGGAAATTCATCCAGGGGTTGTTCTGCGATCAACACCTCAAAAAAGTCCCTTGCTGAACCTCGAAAGAGGCTGACCACTCGGCTAGAAACAGATTCATCTGAAACTAGTAGTGTGCAGGATGAACCTGAATTTCCCGATCCTAGAACTCCTCTTGAAAAAACTCAAAGAGGGCTCCAACCTAGATCTGAAGGTGGTGAATCTAGTGAGGTTACATCTGTTGAATTGGGGAGCTCAAGTGTAGCATTAAATACAAGATCTAGGAAAAATTTCCCTCAAAGATCAGGATTGGGCAATACAAATAGTCCAGTTGGTCCCTCTGTTTCTTCAGCACCTAGAAGCACCAGCAACAATGCCCGAGCTAATGCCAGTAGATATGGTATGAAAAATTTCAAATGCAATTCTATAGCTGATTTCATACCTTCCGGTTGTTCATCATCAGAAACTAATGCTAGTAGAAAGAAAGATCCATTGAAAAAGAGAAATTGTGAAGGAGAAAGTAGTTCCTCTGCCAGGGGAAAGAAGATGACCGGGTCATCAGCGGATGGGCAGAATTCTATACCGAGCCATGGCATATCCATCTCAGATTCAAGGCGGGCCAGAAATTTCCCTACTAACCGGGATAATGGGATTCCATCAGTTAGGAATCGGAGATCTTTCAATGGTTACACGAGGACAAGAGTTGCCAGtcaagaaaatagagaaaatagaAACAGTTTCTCACAAAATGAGTTCTCTCTTGTTCCCCAACAAATTCCACAATCAGATATAACCATTGACTTCAATGATCCTAGCTCTTCGCACCAGTTTTCATTGGAGGCCTCCTCAAGTCTCTCAAGCTCTTACGATCGACTGGGAAATAGCAGTGAGTATATGAGAGGTATTAGGCCAGCGAGTCCAGCAGAAGGTGGAATGCGCTCTTTGATCAATCGAGAGAGCTTCCGACGCTACAATATGGATGGAATTGCAGAG GTGTTACTGGCACTTGAGAGGATAGAGCAAGATGAAGAACTCACAGGCGAG cAATTACTAGTTTTGGAAACAAGCTTGTTCCTCAATGGACTTAACTTTTATGACCAGCATAGAGAAATGAGACTGGATATCGATAATATGTCATATGAG GAATTATTAGCCCTAGAAGAGAGAATGGGTTCAGTTAGCACAGCATTGACAGAGGAAGCATTGTCTACATGCCTTAAGACTAGCATTTATCAGTCAACACCTATTGAGGATGTGATTACAGTCTGTGGTGGGGATAAAAATGATGTTAAGTGCAGTATTTGCCAG GAAGAGTACAGAGTTGGCGATGAAGTGGGAAAGCTGGGATGCGAGCATAGGTACCATGTTACGTGCATACAGCAATGGTTGCGGCTGAAGAATTGGTGCCCCATCTGTAAGGCATCGGCCTCTACACCTCCGTGA
- the LOC119996114 gene encoding uncharacterized protein LOC119996114, whose protein sequence is MQPHQSSRVDLGELKAQIVKKIGVDRSKRYFYNLNRFLSQKLSKSEFDKSYYRVLGRENLPLHNQLIRTILKNASHAKTPPPFHEVGPAKTLIQTAKASPSKEDGHEQSGSLIPAQNQNVHIWSNGVLPVSPRKGRSGIRDRKLRDRPSPLGPNGKVDVVHHSTGTEDNGSKGIMENGELIPCDYQRPLQLLQPVAEAAEQPENEKEHLVTRTSEKTRIGSIDHSKVAVVEDGEEVEQGRYPNFSKRPLVAPPGIPFYSASVGGARKAIPVASSGKFFSCYDSGGLSDTETLRKRMEQIATSQGIGGVSLECANTLNNMLDVYLKRLIRSCVQLVGGRSAQFAKQGPTHKQQVPGKIINGIWPSNHLHMQSSGEPVDCMQEKKSRCSISLLDFKVAMELNPQQLGEDWPLLLEKICMQSCEE, encoded by the coding sequence ATGCAACCACACCAGAGCTCAAGAGTTGATTTGGGTGAGTTGAAAGCTCAGATAGTGAAAAAGATTGGGGTTGACAGGTCGAAGAGGTATTTCTATAACTTGAATAGGTTCTTAAGTCAGAAGCTTAGTAAGAGTGAATTTGACAAATCATATTATCGTGTACTCGGAAGGGAGAATCTTCCATTGCACAATCAACTTATACGTACAATTTTGAAGAATGCATCTCATGCCAAGACACCACCTCCATTTCACGAAGTGGGTCCTGCAAAAACATTGATTCAAACTGCAAAAGCGTCTCCTAGTAAAGAAGACGGGCATGAACAAAGTGGATCCCTCATTCCGGCTCAGAATCAAAATGTACACATTTGGTCAAACGGGGTCTTGCCTGTGTCCCCTCGAAAGGGTAGGTCCGGGATACGTGATCGCAAACTTAGAGATAGGCCTAGCCCGCTTGGCCCAAATGGGAAGGTCGATGTGGTGCATCATTCTACGGGTACAGAAGATAATGGTAGTAAGGGTATCATGGAAAATGGAGAGTTGATTCCCTGTGATTATCAAAGACCATTGCAGCTACTTCAGCCAGTTGCAGAAGCAGCAGAACAACCAGAGAATGAAAAGGAGCATCTGGTCACACGAACCTCTGAAAAAACAAGGATAGGTAGCATAGACCACTCGAAAGTTGCTGTTGTTGAAGATGGGGAAGAGGTGGAGCAGGGAAGGTACCCTAATTTCTCAAAAAGACCTCTTGTGGCACCACCTGGAATTCCTTTTTACTCTGCCAGTGTTGGTGGTGCCCGTAAAGCTATTCCAGTGGCAAGCAGCGGCAAATTTTTCAGCTGTTATGACAGTGGTGGGTTATCTGACACGGAGACATTGAGAAAAAGGATGGAGCAGATTGCAACTTCTCAGGGCATTGGAGGTGTTTCGCTGGAATGTGCTAATACGCTGAATAATATGTTAGATGTGTATTTAAAGAGGCTGATTCGATCATGCGTTCAGCTGGTTGGAGGCAGATCTGCACAGTTTGCAAAACAGGGCCCTACCCATAAGCAGCAGGTTCCAGGCAAGATTATTAACGGCATTTGGCCTAGCAATCACTTACATATGCAGAGTAGCGGTGAACCTGTGGATTGTATGcaggagaagaaatcaaggtGTTCAATATCTTTACTTGATTTCAAAGTTGCCATGGAGCTAAATCCACAGCAACTTGGTGAAGATTGGCCGTTGCTGCTGGAGAAAATTTGCATGCAATCATGTGAGGAATGA
- the LOC119997863 gene encoding uncharacterized protein LOC119997863 isoform X1 gives MDEYSGKRAVDGVVITRKGSALALRDAASSRDRNAQFCSRIGCSGRPNSLKGTRVIGSEKGKSSRPSFRFSSNGKEIIGNSSRGCSAINTSKKSLAEPRKRLTTRLETDSSETSSVQDEPEFPDPRTPLEKTQRGLQPRSEGGESSEVTSVELGSSSVALNTRSRKNFPQRSGLGNTNSPVGPSVSSAPRSTSNNARANASRYGMKNFKCNSIADFIPSGCSSSETNASRKKDPLKKRNCEGESSSSARGKKMTGSSADGQNSIPSHGISISDSRRARNFPTNRDNGIPSVRNRRSFNGYTRTRVASQENRENRNSFSQNEFSLVPQQIPQSDITIDFNDPSSSHQFSLEASSSLSSSYDRLGNSSEYMRGIRPASPAEGGMRSLINRESFRRYNMDGIAEQVLLALERIEQDEELTGEQLLVLETSLFLNGLNFYDQHREMRLDIDNMSYEELLALEERMGSVSTALTEEALSTCLKTSIYQSTPIEDVITVCGGDKNDVKCSICQEEYRVGDEVGKLGCEHRYHVTCIQQWLRLKNWCPICKASASTPP, from the exons ATGGATGAATATTCTGGCAAGAGAGCTGTTGATGGGGTGGTTATCACTAGAAAGGGATCTGCCCTGGCATTGAGAGATGCTGCGAGTAGTAGagatcgaaatgctcaattctgcagcCGAATTGGATGCAGTGGCAGACCCAACTCGTTGAAAGGTACCCGAGTGATTGGctcagaaaaaggaaaatcttCAAGGCCCTCATTTAGGTTCTCTTCTAACGGCAAGGAAATAATAGGAAATTCATCCAGGGGTTGTTCTGCGATCAACACCTCAAAAAAGTCCCTTGCTGAACCTCGAAAGAGGCTGACCACTCGGCTAGAAACAGATTCATCTGAAACTAGTAGTGTGCAGGATGAACCTGAATTTCCCGATCCTAGAACTCCTCTTGAAAAAACTCAAAGAGGGCTCCAACCTAGATCTGAAGGTGGTGAATCTAGTGAGGTTACATCTGTTGAATTGGGGAGCTCAAGTGTAGCATTAAATACAAGATCTAGGAAAAATTTCCCTCAAAGATCAGGATTGGGCAATACAAATAGTCCAGTTGGTCCCTCTGTTTCTTCAGCACCTAGAAGCACCAGCAACAATGCCCGAGCTAATGCCAGTAGATATGGTATGAAAAATTTCAAATGCAATTCTATAGCTGATTTCATACCTTCCGGTTGTTCATCATCAGAAACTAATGCTAGTAGAAAGAAAGATCCATTGAAAAAGAGAAATTGTGAAGGAGAAAGTAGTTCCTCTGCCAGGGGAAAGAAGATGACCGGGTCATCAGCGGATGGGCAGAATTCTATACCGAGCCATGGCATATCCATCTCAGATTCAAGGCGGGCCAGAAATTTCCCTACTAACCGGGATAATGGGATTCCATCAGTTAGGAATCGGAGATCTTTCAATGGTTACACGAGGACAAGAGTTGCCAGtcaagaaaatagagaaaatagaAACAGTTTCTCACAAAATGAGTTCTCTCTTGTTCCCCAACAAATTCCACAATCAGATATAACCATTGACTTCAATGATCCTAGCTCTTCGCACCAGTTTTCATTGGAGGCCTCCTCAAGTCTCTCAAGCTCTTACGATCGACTGGGAAATAGCAGTGAGTATATGAGAGGTATTAGGCCAGCGAGTCCAGCAGAAGGTGGAATGCGCTCTTTGATCAATCGAGAGAGCTTCCGACGCTACAATATGGATGGAATTGCAGAG CAGGTGTTACTGGCACTTGAGAGGATAGAGCAAGATGAAGAACTCACAGGCGAG cAATTACTAGTTTTGGAAACAAGCTTGTTCCTCAATGGACTTAACTTTTATGACCAGCATAGAGAAATGAGACTGGATATCGATAATATGTCATATGAG GAATTATTAGCCCTAGAAGAGAGAATGGGTTCAGTTAGCACAGCATTGACAGAGGAAGCATTGTCTACATGCCTTAAGACTAGCATTTATCAGTCAACACCTATTGAGGATGTGATTACAGTCTGTGGTGGGGATAAAAATGATGTTAAGTGCAGTATTTGCCAG GAAGAGTACAGAGTTGGCGATGAAGTGGGAAAGCTGGGATGCGAGCATAGGTACCATGTTACGTGCATACAGCAATGGTTGCGGCTGAAGAATTGGTGCCCCATCTGTAAGGCATCGGCCTCTACACCTCCGTGA